The sequence TACTGCAGAATTCCTCTGGCAGGAAGGGCATACCGCCCATGCTACTTCGGAGGAAGCGATTGCCGAAGCAGAGCAGATGCTGGAAGTGTACGCTGATTTTGCAGAAAACTATATGGCACTGCCCGTAATAAGAGGTGTAAAATCTCCTGCTGAGCGTTTTGCCGGTGCCCTCGATACTTACTGTATCGAAGCGCTGATGCAGGACGGCAAAGCACTGCAGGCAGGTACTTCTCACTTCCTTGGCCAGAATTTTGCTAAGGTATTTGACGTAACTTTCACCAACAAGGAAAATAAACTGGAATATGTATGGGCTACCTCATGGGGTGTATCTACCCGCCTGATTGGTGCCCTGGTCATGGCGCACAGTGATGATGATGGGTTGATACTGCCTCCGCGCATTGCCCCACTGCAGGTGGTGATAGTGCCTATATACAAAGGTGCAGAGCAGAAAGAAAAGATCGATGCGAAAGTGTTCGAAATCATGAGCGATCTGAAAAAAGCAGGTATCCGTGTTAAATACGATGATGCAGACAACAACCGTCCTGGCTGGAAATTTGCTGAGTACGAATTGAAGGGAGTACCTGTACGTATCGCTATTGGTGCCAGAGATCTGGAAAATAATGTTGCGGAAGTAGCCCGCCGCGATTCCAAAGAGAAATCCAGTCAGTCACTGGATGGCCTGGGGGCTTATATCGGCACATTGCTGGAAGATATCCAAACGCAGATGTACAATAAGGCGAAAGCTTACCGTGATGAGCACATTACACCTGCTAACACGATGGACGAGTTTGAAAAACTGCTGGACGAAAAAGGTGGTTTCATCTCCGCACACTGGGATGGCACTGCCGAAACAGAAGAAAAAATCAAAGAGCGTACAAAGGCCACCATCCGTTGTATTCCTTTGAACAATCCTCAGGAAGCAGGTACCTGCATCCTGACCGGTAAACCTTCTACACAGCGTGTACTATTCGCGAGAGCTTATTAAAAGATGAGTTGATAAGGCCGGGTTGCTGCCTGTTAACTCCTCTACTCAGAGATACTCATGGAGCAGGGCTGATCTGTTGATCAGTCCTGTTTTCCTTCGGATAAATAATATTCAAAAATCTGACCTTATTTCATGCCTGCAGTCCGTTACATATTATGTTGGATACTGTTGACTGTGTGCTTATGCGATCATGCATCGGCACAGGGTCTCATGATCCGCAATTATAATGTAAAGGATGGTCTGGCCAATGCTACCGTGTATGCCGCCGTGCAGGATAAAGAAGGTTTTATCTGGTTCGCCACGCCCACAGGCGTGAGCAAATTCGATGGTAAACGTTTCCGTAACTACGCTAAGAAAGACGGTCTTACTGACAATGATGTAGTAAGATTATCCGCCGATTCCAAAGGAAGGGTATGGTTCTCCACCCTGAATGGATTGCCCTCTTTCTATTTCAATAACGAAATTCACTCGGGTGCCAATGACTCCTCGCTGCGTATCGATGCTCACGGACAGTATATGCAGTACATGTTTGAAGACTATGCTGGTTTTGTATGGTTTCTCAATACTGACAACAGGATCATCCGCTACAGCGGCATGAGAACAGAATATAAGCCGGGCCGTACCGACCTTTTTTACTTCCTCCGCAACGATACCATCTTCAAACCCCTCCAGAATTATTTTAATCTCGGCTCTCTAAAGGATGGCAATAACCTTTCACAAAAGATCTTCCTCTCTTCTCCATACCCCGCAGATGATGATGTGTTCATTGGCAGGATCCGGAAGAACCCGATCGTTATTCTCAAAAATGCTATTTACACCTATAATAATAAGGAAGCCACCTGTTTCTTCAATGGTCCGGATTGGGGTATTAACGATGAAATCAGTAACGTATGCCTCGATAAGGAGGACCTGTGGATTGGTACTCCCCGTGCATTGTATTACCTGAAAGACTTTTTCAAAGGTGCACGTCACATGGTGAAGTTGCTCGACAATCACTACATCACTTCTGTATTGAAAGACCGTGATGGCAATATCTGGATCACTACTTTCGGCGATGGCGTGTACAATATTCCTTACAAAAATTTTTACTTTAATTATCTCGATAATACAAACGGGCTGTATTCCCACTCTATCTTCAGCATCTGCAAAGACCGCAAAACCGGTATCCTGCTGGTAGGCCAGAATGCAGGGGTGCTCAATACCATCGATAGTAACAATACGATCCGGCGCTTTAACCTGGATACCACCAGTGGACGCAACAGCATCCTCAGTATTTTACCGTATAAAGAAAATGAGATCCTGATCGGTGCGGACAATGGACTGTTTATCTTCAATACCCTTCAGCAGCGGGTTTCCGTATTACGAGCTATCAGGAATATGAAGGATATGGACGTAGGGCCGGATGGCAGGATCCGCGCAGTGTCCAAAGACCAGGTGATCGGTGAGAACTATGCTGTGGAGGTGCCGGATGTACAGATCACGTCTATCGCCAGTGTGAATGACTCTTCTTATTATGTAGGTACCGGCTCCGGGTTGTTCTATGGCAAAGAGGGATCAGCCAAAGTGGTGATACCGGGTACGGATATAGAACTGCACCAACCCGTCAAAGACCTGAAATATATAGATGGCTACCTGTGGATAGGAACGGCAGATCAGGGTTTGTTCGTATTAAAGAACAATCGTGTCATAAAGCATATTGGCTCTGCCGATAAACTGGTGAGCGATATCTGCCAACAGCTATATTATGATGGGGTAGGCAGATTGTATGTTTCTACCAACAAAGGGGTGTCTGTGATCGATGTGCATACCCAGACCCTGATCCGGAATATTACCAGTAACGATGGGTTGATGAGTGACGATACCCGGGGAGTATATTACCAGCACGGGATATTGTACATCGCCACTTCCAACGGGTTAAGTTATTTCAACGACAATAATATGCCGGTAGATACGGTGCCTCCTGCAGTGTACCTGAGTCACATCAGGTATGGCGACAGTACCTATCTGCCTTCAAAAAAGATCACTTTACTATACCAGCGCAAGGCTTCGTTCGAAGTTGAATTTGGTGCGATCGCCTATGATCTGCCGGACCTGGTGGAGTACCAGTATAATTTTTCCAGCGATACAAGCAGTGGCTGGATCACGACAATGTCCAATATCGTACCTTTCCCTGACCTGCAGCCAGATACTTATGAATTACAGATCAGGGCGAGAAAGTACAAGAGTGAATGGAGTCATCCAGTGGCCATTACAGTGACGATACTACCGCGGTGGTATCAGCAATGGTGGGCGAGGGGAATCGTGATTTTGCTGGCATTGCTGCTGGTTGCATTTATATTAAGGTATATCTTCCTGCGGTTCAAAGATGGGGAAAAACGCAAGACAGAATACAACAGAAGGATTGCAGAACTGGAGGCCAAAGCCCTTACAAACCAGATGAATCCGCACTTTATATTCAACTCCCTGAATAGCGTGCAGCACCTGATAATGGAGAAGGAGGAAAAGCAGGCACTGAATTTCTTAGCAGATTTCGCTACCTTGATGCGGCAAATGCTTAATAATTCCCGGAAATCCTATATTTCGCTGGATGAAGAAATAGCTTTCCTCACCCGTTATATTGAGTTGGAGAAGATTAGGTTTGCAAATGTCTTTACGTACCACTTTGCCATAGAAGATGCATTGAAAGATTATACAATCTATATACCGCCTATGATTATACAGCCGATCGTGGAGAATGCGATCAAACATGGCCTTGCGCCTAAAAACGGCAGCGGGAACCTGGAGGTAAGACTGATGCTGAAAGGGGATATGCTATACTGTTCCGTAGACGATGATGGAATAGGCTGGGACAGGGCAAATGAACTGAAGAGCGGACGCCTCATAAAGCACGAATCTACAGCCCTGAGCGTGATCAGGGAGCGGTTGCAGATTATAAAATCTTTTAATGGAAATGTTGGAAAGTTAGAAATTATTGATAAATTTAAGTCAGGTTTCGGCAATAAAGAGGGTACGCTCGTTGAAATTCTGATTCCCATTGTTAAGATGTTATGAGTAATATAAAAGCTGCGATCGTAGACGATGAAGTCCGCAACATCCACATTTTGCGAAATATTCTTGAAAATTACTGTAAGGATGTTACGGTAGTAGGGGAGGCGCAGAACATTCATGACGCGGCGGAGATGCTGAAAAATACCCAGATCGATGTACTGTTTCTGGATATTGAAATGCCGCCACATAATGGATTCCAGTTATTGGAAATGTTCCCTGTGCTAAACTTCGAAGTTATCTTCATCACCGCGTTTCAGGAATATGCTTTGCAGGCAATAAAATTTGCCGCGTTGGATTATCTGCTCAAACCTATTAAGGTGAGTGAGGTAGAAGATGCATTGGAAAAAGTAAAGAAGAGTAAAAAAGGTAGGTTAAATGAGCTGGCGTCGATTCTGAAGGATTATGTAAAGAACAATGACAACGCGTTTTCCAAGATAGTGATTCCGGTGAATGATGGGTATAATGTGATAGATCTGAAGGATATCATTTATTGCGAAGCGTTTGATAGTTATACAAAGATCCAGTTGATCAATAATGTATCGCATTTGATATCCAAGTCACTGAAGGAGTATGAGGAAATGTTGAGTGATAAAGGATTCTAT is a genomic window of Chitinophaga sp. LS1 containing:
- the proS gene encoding proline--tRNA ligase, yielding MSKEITARSEDYSQWYNDLVLKGGLADYSAVRGCMVIKPYGFALWEGMRDVLDKKFKDTGHQNAYFPLFIPKSFLSKEEDHVEGFAKECAVVTHHRLMKNPDGPGVVVDPTAKLEEELIVRPTSETIIWNTYKDWIKSYRDLPLLINQWANVVRWEMRTRLFLRTAEFLWQEGHTAHATSEEAIAEAEQMLEVYADFAENYMALPVIRGVKSPAERFAGALDTYCIEALMQDGKALQAGTSHFLGQNFAKVFDVTFTNKENKLEYVWATSWGVSTRLIGALVMAHSDDDGLILPPRIAPLQVVIVPIYKGAEQKEKIDAKVFEIMSDLKKAGIRVKYDDADNNRPGWKFAEYELKGVPVRIAIGARDLENNVAEVARRDSKEKSSQSLDGLGAYIGTLLEDIQTQMYNKAKAYRDEHITPANTMDEFEKLLDEKGGFISAHWDGTAETEEKIKERTKATIRCIPLNNPQEAGTCILTGKPSTQRVLFARAY
- a CDS encoding two-component regulator propeller domain-containing protein yields the protein MPAVRYILCWILLTVCLCDHASAQGLMIRNYNVKDGLANATVYAAVQDKEGFIWFATPTGVSKFDGKRFRNYAKKDGLTDNDVVRLSADSKGRVWFSTLNGLPSFYFNNEIHSGANDSSLRIDAHGQYMQYMFEDYAGFVWFLNTDNRIIRYSGMRTEYKPGRTDLFYFLRNDTIFKPLQNYFNLGSLKDGNNLSQKIFLSSPYPADDDVFIGRIRKNPIVILKNAIYTYNNKEATCFFNGPDWGINDEISNVCLDKEDLWIGTPRALYYLKDFFKGARHMVKLLDNHYITSVLKDRDGNIWITTFGDGVYNIPYKNFYFNYLDNTNGLYSHSIFSICKDRKTGILLVGQNAGVLNTIDSNNTIRRFNLDTTSGRNSILSILPYKENEILIGADNGLFIFNTLQQRVSVLRAIRNMKDMDVGPDGRIRAVSKDQVIGENYAVEVPDVQITSIASVNDSSYYVGTGSGLFYGKEGSAKVVIPGTDIELHQPVKDLKYIDGYLWIGTADQGLFVLKNNRVIKHIGSADKLVSDICQQLYYDGVGRLYVSTNKGVSVIDVHTQTLIRNITSNDGLMSDDTRGVYYQHGILYIATSNGLSYFNDNNMPVDTVPPAVYLSHIRYGDSTYLPSKKITLLYQRKASFEVEFGAIAYDLPDLVEYQYNFSSDTSSGWITTMSNIVPFPDLQPDTYELQIRARKYKSEWSHPVAITVTILPRWYQQWWARGIVILLALLLVAFILRYIFLRFKDGEKRKTEYNRRIAELEAKALTNQMNPHFIFNSLNSVQHLIMEKEEKQALNFLADFATLMRQMLNNSRKSYISLDEEIAFLTRYIELEKIRFANVFTYHFAIEDALKDYTIYIPPMIIQPIVENAIKHGLAPKNGSGNLEVRLMLKGDMLYCSVDDDGIGWDRANELKSGRLIKHESTALSVIRERLQIIKSFNGNVGKLEIIDKFKSGFGNKEGTLVEILIPIVKML
- a CDS encoding LytR/AlgR family response regulator transcription factor, which codes for MSNIKAAIVDDEVRNIHILRNILENYCKDVTVVGEAQNIHDAAEMLKNTQIDVLFLDIEMPPHNGFQLLEMFPVLNFEVIFITAFQEYALQAIKFAALDYLLKPIKVSEVEDALEKVKKSKKGRLNELASILKDYVKNNDNAFSKIVIPVNDGYNVIDLKDIIYCEAFDSYTKIQLINNVSHLISKSLKEYEEMLSDKGFYRVHKSFLINIHHIVKIIKGLGTAVVMSDQKNIPISSRKKDEFFAQLKGVINL